In Limnohabitans sp. TEGF004, the genomic window ACGCAGGCTTCATGCAAGTGCTCAGCCGCAACGCGGTGCGCTTGCGCGTGTTCGAACGCGGCGCTGGCGAAACATTGGCTTGCGGCACAGGCGCTTGTGCGGCTGTTGTCACCGGCATTCGCTGGGGCTTGCTTGACCCACGCGTGACCGTGCAAACCCACGGCGGCACACTCACCATTGAATGGCATGGCGGCGACACCCCTGTGCGCATGACCGGCCCAGCCACCACCGTCTTTCAAGGCGACATCACCATTCCAGACACACTATGAACAACGCAGCCATGAACCCCATCACCGAAGACGACATTGCCAATTTCTTGGTGAACACGCCTGATTTTTTTGAGCGTCACGCCGAGTTGTTGTCAGCCGTCAAACTCAACAGCCCGCACAGCCACCGAGCCATCAGCTTGCAAGAGCGTCAAGCCGAAATGATGCGCGAGAAGATTCGTGCCCTTGAGTTGCGCATGATGGACATGATGCGCCACGGCACAGAAAACGAGGTGCTGATTGAGCGCATGCAGCGCTGGGTCAAAACCCTGTTGATGACCAGCAACGCACGCGATTTGCCGCACACCATTGCCGACCATATCCAACACGACTTCATGGTCCCGCAAGTCGCCATCAAGGTGTGGGGCGTGCGCGAGGATTTCAAAATTGAGCCCTTCGCGCAAAGTGTGATCGACCCGATCAAAGACTTCGCCGCTTCGTTGACCACGCCCTATGTGGGCATCAACAACAACTTCGACGCCGTGCAGTGGCTGGAAGACCCCGCCGCCGCTCAGTCGGTGGCCTTCATCGCCTTGCGTGCCACGCGCCCCGAAGACACACCGCAAACTGCGGCTGAGCAGCCGGTGATTGGCTTGTTGGTCTTGGCCTCGCCCGACCCACAGCGCTATTACGAAGGCATGGGCACCACCATCATCGAACGCATGGGTGACTTGGCCAGCGCGGCGTTATCTCATCTTCGTTGAAGTCACCTGCGTAAATAACCACGCATTCAAAGCGCATGGACTTGGTCGCCCGCTACCTCGACCACGTTCGCTTTGAAAAGCGTTTGGCTGAGCGCACCGTCACGCTCTACAGCCTCGACCTAGAAAAACTCACCGACTACGCAGCCCTTGCCAACGTGGCACTAGAGGCTGTGCAAAGCACACACATTCGCCGTTGGGTTTCGCACATGCACAGCGGTGGCCGCAGCGGGCGCGGCATCGCGCTCATCCTCTCAGGCTGGCGCGGGTTTTATGTGTGGCTGGGACGTCAAGGCTTGGTCACCAGCAACCCCGTGCAAGACGTGCGCGCCCCCAAAGCCCCCAAACCCTTGCCCAAAGCCTTGAGCGTGGATGACGCCGTGCAACTGGCTGAATACCACGCCGCACCTGATGCCGGAGACCCGTGGCTAGAGTGCCGCGACTCAGCCTTGGTGGAGTTGCTGTACGGCTGCGGCCTGCGTGTGGGCGAGCTAGTGGGCCTAGACGTGCAAGCTGGCGCACAAGCCAAAGGCTGGATTGACTTTGACGGTGGCGAAGCCCATGTGCTGGGTAAAGGCAGCAAACGCCGCAGCGTGCCCGTGGGCGGCAAAGCGCTAGAAGCCATGCAAGCCTGGGTGGCAGTGCGCGACCAAGGCCTCACTCCCGCCACTGCCGAACAAACCGCCATGTTCATTGGCCGCAATGGCACGCGCTTAACGGCGCAAGCTGTGTGGCAGCGGCTGCGTCAGCGCAGCTTGAAAGCTGGCTTGTCTACGCCTGTGCACCCGCACATGCTGCGCCACTCATTTGCCAGCCATGTGCTGCAGTCGAGCCAAGATTTACGTGGGGTGCAAGAGCTACTGGGTCACGCCAACATCACCACCACGCAGGTGTATACGCGGTTGGATTTTCAGCATTTGGCGCAGGCTTATGACTCTGCGCATCCTAGGGCTCGGAAGAAGTAACTATTTTTTGTAGCTTAGTCATCACAATAGAAACTGATAAAAATCAACTGAATAATGCAGGGTCAATATTGATCTTTTAAAAAGCCAAGGGAACGAAGCATGAGTAATGACAATGAATTTATTTCTGTAGATGAGCTCTTAAGTGGATTGGACTCAGAGAGTAAAAACTACAAACCTACTGAAGTTGAGTCGCATTTGAAAATTGCTGAAAAATATTTGAACGATGCTTTAGATGTGGTGCATGCGCTTAGCGATAAAAATAAAGAAGAGCGCGAAAATCTAATTAATATTTTGAATAATATTTCAATCAGATTGGGGCGTGCTCAATCGCAAATACAAAAGGAGCGTGACAAAGAGCCTGATGACGCGTGTTCTGACGGAGTGGATCTTAGTTATGCGAACTACTTGACTAAAGATTAACTGTTTTTTCGGAGTCGTTCTGCTGCGAGTAGCATGCTCACTAATTGAGCAAATTGAAAGTCTTTTTCGTGTCAGGTGCATCTTTAATGGGGTGTAATTTTTGTTAGCTTTCACTCGGGAGGTGAAATAAACCTCTACGCCAAGCGCAAACCCCCAACGACTCAAACGACAATTGAGTCAATGAAAACAATCAAGCTAAGAGAAGGTAAAGAGCGTTCTGCGCTGCGCCGCCACCCGTGGATTTTTGACGGTGCCATTGCCAAAGGCAGTGGCGACGCAGGCGAGACCGTGCGCGTGGAATCGAACGACGGCCATTTTTTGGGCTGGGCATCGTGCAGCCCCGAATCAAAAATTCGCGCGCGCATTTGGAGTTTTGACGAAGGTCAACGCATTGATGCGTCGTTTTTCAAAGCCTCCATCGCTCGCGCCATTGCAGCGCGTAGCCGTTTTGACATTCAAAGCAATGGCGTGCGTTTGATTCACGGCGAGTCCGATGGTTTGCCAGGCCTCATCGTGGACCGCTATGACGACATCTTGGTGGCGTCGTTTCTGTCGTGCGGCACTGAGCGCTGGAAAAGCG contains:
- a CDS encoding tyrosine recombinase XerC, which encodes MDLVARYLDHVRFEKRLAERTVTLYSLDLEKLTDYAALANVALEAVQSTHIRRWVSHMHSGGRSGRGIALILSGWRGFYVWLGRQGLVTSNPVQDVRAPKAPKPLPKALSVDDAVQLAEYHAAPDAGDPWLECRDSALVELLYGCGLRVGELVGLDVQAGAQAKGWIDFDGGEAHVLGKGSKRRSVPVGGKALEAMQAWVAVRDQGLTPATAEQTAMFIGRNGTRLTAQAVWQRLRQRSLKAGLSTPVHPHMLRHSFASHVLQSSQDLRGVQELLGHANITTTQVYTRLDFQHLAQAYDSAHPRARKK
- a CDS encoding DUF484 family protein, which translates into the protein MNNAAMNPITEDDIANFLVNTPDFFERHAELLSAVKLNSPHSHRAISLQERQAEMMREKIRALELRMMDMMRHGTENEVLIERMQRWVKTLLMTSNARDLPHTIADHIQHDFMVPQVAIKVWGVREDFKIEPFAQSVIDPIKDFAASLTTPYVGINNNFDAVQWLEDPAAAQSVAFIALRATRPEDTPQTAAEQPVIGLLVLASPDPQRYYEGMGTTIIERMGDLASAALSHLR